From the genome of Populus trichocarpa isolate Nisqually-1 chromosome 15, P.trichocarpa_v4.1, whole genome shotgun sequence, one region includes:
- the LOC18105646 gene encoding uncharacterized protein LOC18105646 isoform X1, with protein sequence MRSSMPRIPALLKISSDKNTVNHLKKDIKQLNLKLSQLQALLEEKEALICRLRSSAGNAPSTLGTSVGQANSITSSSGMDEENFILSVSDKEIDVPATPGLGERELNPEQAVGEPAKNVSRPRNESSSISDIDIESGKSDVSHMNCDNSYKDDGCQMQGEEEFPEVKVDFQETFLGHTSAISRCRFSASGNNIASASVDGTVRIWTYDSSTSASRNATIYCGAEIMSLDWECKSDRLLLIGTADGGIKAWNVDAKRVVCDLNTSEAFPSVLDLKCSPVEPIFVSAAASRRHGSNYIESLGFASLTVWNMKTWRAMSSLPLGEDPPAITSLSFNHNGKILAAAATDGMIHIFDMAAGLQITGWPAHDTAISSILFGPDETSIFSLGSDGKIFEWSLQNQGHILWSRNDARFCDPGTSKHCRHEMALDANGRKLLVTSGSVRAPIYQVRGYMNGLKTLPHSAAITTVDWHPTLPIFLTGSADNSVRVTSIL encoded by the exons ATGAGATCTTCAATG CCACGCATCCCTGCGCTGTTGAAGATAAGTTCAGATAAAAACACTGTCAACCatctaaaaaaagatatcaagcAGCTTAATCTTAAACTATCTCAACTTCAGGCTTTATTGGAGGAGAAAGAGGCTTTGATATGCCGGTTAAGGAG TAGCGCTGGTAATGCTCCATCAACATTGGGAACAAGTGTGGGACAAGCTAACAGTATAACTTCATCTAGTGGCATGgatgaagaaaattttattttatctgtaAGTGACAAGGAAATTGATGTTCCTGCAACCCCGGGTCTAGGAGAAAGAGAGCTCAATCCGGAACAGGCTGTTGGGGAACCTGCCAAAAATGTGTCCAGGCCCCGGAATGAATCAAGCTCTATTTCTGATATTGACATTGAAAGTGGTAAAAGTGATGTCAGTCATATGAACTGTGATAACTCTTATAAAG ATGATGGTTGCCAGATGCAGGGTGAAGAAGAATTCCCAGAAGTGAAAGTGGACTTCCAG GAGACATTTTTAGGCCACACAAGTGCAATCAGTCGTTGCCGCTTTTCTGCCTCTGGCAACAATATAGCTAGTGCTTCTGTTGATGGCACAGTCAG GATATGGACATATGACTCATCAACTTCAGCATCAAGAAATGCAACCATATATTGCGGGGCAGAGATTATGTCTCTTGACTGGGAATGCAAATCTGACCGCTTG CTTCTCATAGGCACCGCTGATGGAGGAATCAAAGCATGGAATGTTGATGCAAAGAGAGTTGTCTGTGATCTGAACACAAGTGAAGCATTTCCCAG TGTCCTGGATCTAAAGTGCAGCCCTGTAGAACCAATTTTTGTTTCTGCAGCAGCTTCTAGAAg GCATGGCTCAAACTATATTGAAAGTTTGGGATTTGCTTCATTAACTGTATGGAACATGAAGACGTGGAGAGCAATG tCATCTCTACCTCTTGGTGAAGATCCTCCGGCAATTACTTCCTTAAGCTTCAATCACAACGGAAAGATTTTAGCAGCTGCTGCAACTGATGGAATGATCCACATTTTTG ACATGGCTGCTGGTCTACAAATTACTGGGTGGCCTGCACATGATACTGCTATAAGCTCAATTCTTTTTGGACCTGATGAGACAAGTATTTTCAGCTTGGGTTCAGATGGGAAG ATATTTGAATGGAGTTTGCAAAACCAAGGTCATATCCTTTGGTCGAGGAATGATGCCAG GTTCTGTGACCCAGGGACCTCAAAACATTGTAGACATGAAATGGCTTTGGATGCAAATGGAAGGAAACTATTGGTAACATCTGGTTCAGTAAGAGCACCCATATATCAG GTTCGAGGGTATATGAATGGTCTTAAAACTCTTCCACACAGTGCAGCTATAACAACAGTGGATTGGCACCCGACTTTACCCATTTTCTTGACTGGGTCTGCTGACAACTCTGTTCGAGTGACATCTATATTGTAA
- the LOC18105646 gene encoding uncharacterized protein LOC18105646 isoform X2, whose translation MRSSMPRIPALLKISSDKNTVNHLKKDIKQLNLKLSQLQALLEEKEALICRLRSAGNAPSTLGTSVGQANSITSSSGMDEENFILSVSDKEIDVPATPGLGERELNPEQAVGEPAKNVSRPRNESSSISDIDIESGKSDVSHMNCDNSYKDDGCQMQGEEEFPEVKVDFQETFLGHTSAISRCRFSASGNNIASASVDGTVRIWTYDSSTSASRNATIYCGAEIMSLDWECKSDRLLLIGTADGGIKAWNVDAKRVVCDLNTSEAFPSVLDLKCSPVEPIFVSAAASRRHGSNYIESLGFASLTVWNMKTWRAMSSLPLGEDPPAITSLSFNHNGKILAAAATDGMIHIFDMAAGLQITGWPAHDTAISSILFGPDETSIFSLGSDGKIFEWSLQNQGHILWSRNDARFCDPGTSKHCRHEMALDANGRKLLVTSGSVRAPIYQVRGYMNGLKTLPHSAAITTVDWHPTLPIFLTGSADNSVRVTSIL comes from the exons ATGAGATCTTCAATG CCACGCATCCCTGCGCTGTTGAAGATAAGTTCAGATAAAAACACTGTCAACCatctaaaaaaagatatcaagcAGCTTAATCTTAAACTATCTCAACTTCAGGCTTTATTGGAGGAGAAAGAGGCTTTGATATGCCGGTTAAGGAG CGCTGGTAATGCTCCATCAACATTGGGAACAAGTGTGGGACAAGCTAACAGTATAACTTCATCTAGTGGCATGgatgaagaaaattttattttatctgtaAGTGACAAGGAAATTGATGTTCCTGCAACCCCGGGTCTAGGAGAAAGAGAGCTCAATCCGGAACAGGCTGTTGGGGAACCTGCCAAAAATGTGTCCAGGCCCCGGAATGAATCAAGCTCTATTTCTGATATTGACATTGAAAGTGGTAAAAGTGATGTCAGTCATATGAACTGTGATAACTCTTATAAAG ATGATGGTTGCCAGATGCAGGGTGAAGAAGAATTCCCAGAAGTGAAAGTGGACTTCCAG GAGACATTTTTAGGCCACACAAGTGCAATCAGTCGTTGCCGCTTTTCTGCCTCTGGCAACAATATAGCTAGTGCTTCTGTTGATGGCACAGTCAG GATATGGACATATGACTCATCAACTTCAGCATCAAGAAATGCAACCATATATTGCGGGGCAGAGATTATGTCTCTTGACTGGGAATGCAAATCTGACCGCTTG CTTCTCATAGGCACCGCTGATGGAGGAATCAAAGCATGGAATGTTGATGCAAAGAGAGTTGTCTGTGATCTGAACACAAGTGAAGCATTTCCCAG TGTCCTGGATCTAAAGTGCAGCCCTGTAGAACCAATTTTTGTTTCTGCAGCAGCTTCTAGAAg GCATGGCTCAAACTATATTGAAAGTTTGGGATTTGCTTCATTAACTGTATGGAACATGAAGACGTGGAGAGCAATG tCATCTCTACCTCTTGGTGAAGATCCTCCGGCAATTACTTCCTTAAGCTTCAATCACAACGGAAAGATTTTAGCAGCTGCTGCAACTGATGGAATGATCCACATTTTTG ACATGGCTGCTGGTCTACAAATTACTGGGTGGCCTGCACATGATACTGCTATAAGCTCAATTCTTTTTGGACCTGATGAGACAAGTATTTTCAGCTTGGGTTCAGATGGGAAG ATATTTGAATGGAGTTTGCAAAACCAAGGTCATATCCTTTGGTCGAGGAATGATGCCAG GTTCTGTGACCCAGGGACCTCAAAACATTGTAGACATGAAATGGCTTTGGATGCAAATGGAAGGAAACTATTGGTAACATCTGGTTCAGTAAGAGCACCCATATATCAG GTTCGAGGGTATATGAATGGTCTTAAAACTCTTCCACACAGTGCAGCTATAACAACAGTGGATTGGCACCCGACTTTACCCATTTTCTTGACTGGGTCTGCTGACAACTCTGTTCGAGTGACATCTATATTGTAA
- the LOC127904380 gene encoding LOW QUALITY PROTEIN: receptor-like protein EIX2 (The sequence of the model RefSeq protein was modified relative to this genomic sequence to represent the inferred CDS: substituted 4 bases at 4 genomic stop codons), which translates to MGGFYVTACSTAADQAAERISELSLHECFLPLKTVSINDIWYSWFRDYYKNKALIEWKGSEYEYGRNLGLLRIINFASNKLTGEIPEEITPLLEVIVLNLSRNNLAGVMPEKTGQLKQLPSLDFSENRLSGRIPTSGDLNFLSHLNLSYNNLPGRIPSSTQLQSFDASAFNGNPALCGAPITQKCPDTSKSTSXXWQRRKCXXIPEMVLGFAVRFLGVSGSLLLRRSWRHAYFQFLDKSWNWLSVYKTRLQ; encoded by the exons ATGGGGGGGTTCTATGTGACAGCGTGTAGTACCGCAGCAGACCAGGCTGCAGAGAGAATTTCAGAGCTAAGTCTACACGAATGCTTTCTTCCTTTAAAGACTGTAAG TATCAATGACATCTGGTACAGTTGGTTTCGGGACTACTACAAGAACAAGGCCCTGATTGAATGGAAAGGAAGTGAGTACGAGTATGGAAGGAATCTTGGGTTGTTGAGGATTATTAATTTTGCAAGCAACAAATTAACAGGAGAAATTCCTGAAGAAATAACACCATTGTTAGAGGTGATTGTGCTGAATTTGTCAAGAAACAATTTGGCTGGAGTAATGCCAGAAAAGACTGGTCAGTTGAAACAGTTGCCATCGCTTGATTTTTCGGAAAATCGTTTATCAGGCAGAATTCCAACCTCGGGTGATCTAAATTTTTTGAGCCATTTGAACCTGTCCTATAATAACTTGCCCGGGAGAATTCCGTCAAGCACCCAACTTCAGAGCTTTGATGCTTCGGCTTTTAATGGTAACCCTGCACTTTGTGGGGCCCCAATCACCCAAAAATGTCCTGACACCTCGAAGTCTACCAGCTAATGATGGCAGCGAAGAAAATGTTGATGAATTCCAGAAATGGTTTTGGGATTTGCTGTACGCTTTTTGGGGGTCTCCGGTTCTTTACTGCTAAGGCGTTCTTGGAGACATGCCTATTTCCAATTCCTGGACAAATCATGGAACTGGCTCAGCGTGTATAAAACCAGACTACAGTGA